From Melanotaenia boesemani isolate fMelBoe1 chromosome 12, fMelBoe1.pri, whole genome shotgun sequence, a single genomic window includes:
- the LOC121650850 gene encoding uncharacterized protein LOC121650850 isoform X4 — translation MLTDTSETCRCCEETAAPCTIGMASRKRRKAPSKDAAEHVSQGIDKKAHLEVKFINPFKGRGVFANTQFQKGDFVVEYRGELISSAESQRRRRIYHSKCTVFMFDFYWKDKWWCIDASQEDDSLGRLVNDDHKNPNCKIKKILTDCKPHLCLFALRDIDPGEEITYDYGGTEWPWRQEVDNQSNVPASVEAEVPGRSDRAPEEASLSTKRRFLPHPYDSTSSDQEEFVPRLRRTKSIQMKNVIDFESDELFDPCTSGSGEEYVPESCEDSSDFDDNNDILEITNERHAKLKRLIEIAHSEHGLFSTAEDNSYNSTSAQSPNRGRSPTKEKHSCPKSKRRRPNSLPSRTCTRGALSSEQSGTSNTEDHSINSATVLKDSSDKSTTIVTEDVASPTLFMPAVQKKDNGSRKYNKKQYCLFCKKGFIKIARHLERAHHSKPEVAQAMALPKGSKERRLHLEHLRNRGNFAHNVEVLDTGTGNLVPRKLPQEDSKVQDFLHCIYCQGFFRKKILWRHMSICKFKPGTSKKPGKTRVQALCAFAVPPPPDVSTEFWKMLNCMLQDEVYSAVKSDSLIMEYGEHLFNRLGYDVAKHEYIRQKMRELGRLLICSRGMTPLKTMKDHVLPGNFMHVIDSVRQLAGYVNETKTFKCPSLALKIGHNLNKVSQLVESRANVQMNYSEAKSAHAFRKVYEARWNEFISAASLRTLREAKWNAPQLLPFTQDVQTLQSYLEVQQQHCYSELSTETSPQTWANLAKVTLAQVILFNRRRAGEVSKIPLSAYLSSNASHGPDDVNDALSELEKKLCKHFRRIEIRGKRERKVPVLLTPTMQQSLDRLVSKRQECGVPESNTYLFARPSAWTCYRGSDCLQHFASVCGAKNPENLTSTRLRKQTGTLSQVLNLSNTELDQLADFLGHDIRVHRQFYRLPEGTLQLAKISKVLLAMERGRLAEFKGKSLDDICIDPDEHVHVDSDAEDGYQSDTQEKAVTSTEMETKMTAIPDVEHMDVERCETEQGDMMPSQSSEFKSQGKNKARRAFKRKVWEKEETLAVEKHMMSFITSCRVPGKSDCDKCLQQEKDALKERNWLAIKFYIKNRITALKKKV, via the exons GGAATATAGAGGGGAATTGATAAGTTCAGCAGAATCtcaaaggaggaggagaatatATCACAGTAAATGCACtgtgtttatgtttgatttttactGGAAAGACAAATGGTGGTG CATTGATGCATCTCAAGAGGATGACAGTCTTGGAAGATTAGTCAATGATGATCACAAGAATCCAAATTGCAAGATCAAGAAGATATTGACAGACTGCAAGCCACACCTCTGCCTATTTGCCTTGCGTGACATCGATCCTGGAGAAGAGATAACGTACGACTATGGAGGCACAGAATGGCCATGGAGGCAAGAG GTTGACAATCAGTCAAATGTGCCTGCATCTGTTGAAGCCGAAGTCCCTGGAAGGTCAGACCGGGCTCCAGAGGAGGCGTCACTGTCTACAAAACGG AGGTTTCTTCCTCATCCATATGATTCTACTTCTTCTGACCAGGAAGAGTTTGTCCCTAGATTGAGACGGACTAAAAGCATTCAG atgaAGAATGTCATTGATTTTGAATCGGATGAGCTCTTTGACCCCTGCACAAGTGGCAGTGGGGAAGAATATGTTCCTGAGAGTTGTGAAGATTCTTCTGATTTTGATGACAATAATGACATCCTTGAGATTACTAATGAGAGACATGCGAAACTCAAAAGGTTAATAGAAATTGCTCATTCTGAACATGGATTATTCTCAACAGCAGAAGATAATAGCTATAATAGCACTTCAGCTCAGAGTCCTAACCGAGGACGCTCACCCACTAAAGAAAAGCATTCTTGTCCAAAATCTAAAAGGCGACGCCCAAACAGTTTACCCAGTCGAACATGCACTCGTGGGGCCCTGTCATCGGAACAAAGTGGAACATCGAACACTGAAGACCACTCTATAAATTCCGCTACTGTTCTTAAAGACTCTTCTGACAAGTCTACCACCATAGTTACAGAAGATGTAGCTTCCCCCACACTTTTTATGCCTGCTGTACAAAAAAAGGACAATGGATCAAGGAAGTACAACAAAAAGCAATACTGCTTGTTCTGTAAGAAGGGATTCATAAAAATAGCAAGACATTTGGAGCGTGCTCATCACAGCAAACCAGAAGTTGCACAGGCTATGGCTCTTCCTAAAGGTTCCAAAGAAAGAAGATTGCATCTGGAACATCTGAGGAACAGAGGCAACTTTGCACACAATGTTGAGGTACTAGATACTGGCACTGGAAATCTTGTGCCACGTAAACTACCTCAAGAAGATTCCAAAGTGCAAGATTTTCTTCACTGTATTTATTGCCAAggctttttcagaaaaaaaatcctttggaGGCACATGTCAATCTGCAAGTTCAAACCTGGGACATCAAAGAAACCTGGCAAAACACGGGTCCAGGCTCTTTGTGCCTTTGCAGTACCCCCACCGCCAGATGTCTCAACAGAATTTTGGAAAATGTTAAACTGTATGCTCCAAGATGAAGTTTATTCAGCTGTCAAATCCGATTCCCTTATCATGGAGTATGGTGAGCACCTATTCAACAGGCTTGGCTATGATGTGGCAAAACATGAATACATTCGCCAAAAAATGCGAGAACTGGGCAGGCTGTTAATATGTTCCAGGGGAATGACCCCTTTGAAAACTATGAAAGATCACGTCCTACCAGGAAATTTCATGCATGTCATTGACTCAGTGAGACAGTTGGCAGGGTATGTCAATGAAACCAAAACATTCAAGTGCCCGAGCCTTGCTCTAAAAATTGGACACAATTTGAATAAGGTTTCACAACTTGTTGAAAGCCGTGCAAATGTTCAGATGAACTACAGTGAAGCAAAATCTGCTCATGCATTCAGAAAAGTATACGAGGCCAGATGGAACGAATTCATATCCGCTGCATCACTTAGAACCCTTCGGGAAGCAAAGTGGAATGCACCTCAGTTGCTTCCATTTACTCAAGATGTCCAGACACTTCAGTCTTATTTAGAAGTACAACAGCAACATTGTTACAGTGAACTGTCTACAGAGACATCACCCCAGACATGGGCAAACCTGGCAAAAGTAACTTTGGCTCAAGTGATCCTATTCAACAGACGGAGAGCAGGAGAGGTGTCGAAAATACCTCTCTCTGCCTATTTATCCTCAAATGCCTCACATGGTCCAGATGATGTAAATGACGCTCTTTCTGAGCTTGAAAAAAAACTCTGCAAACATTTCAGGAGGATAGAGATCAGaggcaaaagggaaagaaaagttCCTGTTCTTTTGACTCCAACAATGCAGCAGTCATTGGATAGGCTTGTTTCTAAACGTCAAGAATGTGGGGTGCCTGAAAGTAATACTTACCTATTTGCAAGACCATCTGCTTGGACATGCTACCGTGGATCAGATTGCCTTCAGCACTTTGCCAGTGTCTGTGGTGccaaaaatccagaaaatctCACCTCTACCAGATTGCGCAAGCAAACGGGAACTCTTTCTCAAGTTTTAAATCTCAGTAATACAGAGCTGGACCAGTTGGCTGATTTTCTCGGCCATGATATAAGAGTGCATCGCCAGTTCTACAGACTTCCTGAAGGTACCCTCCAACTTGCTAAAATTAGTAAAGTGCTACTGGCAATGGAGCGGGGACGTCTGGCAGAATTCAAAGGCAAGAGCTTGGATGATATCTGCATTGATCCTGATG AGCATGTGCATGTGGACAGTGACGCAGAGGACGGCTATCAGTCTGACACACAAG agaaAGCTGTTACATCCACTGAGATGGAGACAAAGATGACTGCAATACCAGATGTGGAACATATGGATGTTGAGAGATGTGAAACAGAGCAAGGTGACATGATGCCTTCACAATCCTCAGAATTCAAGTCGCAAGGGAAGAATAAAG CTCGCAGAGCATTCAAGAGAAAGGTGTGGGAGAAGGAGGAGACCCTTGCTGTGGAGAAACACATGATGTctttcatcacttcctgtcgTGTACCTGGAAAAAGTGACTGCGACAAGTGTCTTCAACAGGAAAAAGAtgcattaaaagaaagaaattggtTGGCCATCAAGTTTTACATTAAGAATCGCATCACAGCcctaaaaaagaaagtttag